In Pseudomonas sp. MYb327, one DNA window encodes the following:
- a CDS encoding DUF58 domain-containing protein gives MKPSRLMLAWLFILLACGIVTGTFRVLAFVVPANLMAINWGLLLALLTLAMLDAVRLKRLPSPRVKRQLPGSLALGRWSEVQLTVEHDFAQPLNVQVFDHVPPGLDFEHLPLTVELQPGQYSRIDYRLRPLKRGHFSFAQCEISLPSPLGLWSEKRLLNVTDNTRVYPDFAHLYGGQLLAVDNWLSQLGVRQRQRRGLGLEFHQLREFREGDSLRQIDWKATARQRTPIAREYQDERDQQIIFMLDCGRRMRSQDGELSHFDHALNACLLLSYVALRQGDAVGFSTFASEQSRYLAPVKGTGQLNVLLNTVYDLSSSQRSADYQAAITQLLARQKRRALVVLVTNLRDEDGEELLSAVKRLGKQHRVLVASLREDVLDSVRDAPVQTLQEALNYCGTVDYLNARTENHERLSAHGVSVMDTRPSELGPALVTQYLSWKRAGKL, from the coding sequence GTGAAACCCTCGCGCCTGATGCTCGCCTGGCTGTTTATCCTGCTGGCCTGCGGCATTGTGACGGGTACTTTTCGGGTATTGGCGTTCGTGGTTCCGGCCAATCTCATGGCGATTAACTGGGGGTTGCTCTTGGCGCTGCTGACCCTGGCCATGCTGGACGCAGTTCGCCTCAAGCGTCTGCCTTCGCCCCGGGTGAAACGCCAGTTGCCCGGCAGCCTTGCTCTGGGCAGATGGAGCGAAGTACAACTGACTGTCGAACACGACTTTGCACAACCGCTGAACGTTCAAGTCTTCGACCATGTACCACCGGGCCTCGACTTCGAACACCTGCCGCTGACGGTCGAATTGCAACCCGGTCAGTACAGCCGAATCGACTACCGGTTACGACCGCTCAAACGCGGGCACTTCAGTTTTGCACAGTGTGAAATCAGCCTGCCCAGCCCATTGGGTTTGTGGTCCGAAAAACGCTTGCTCAACGTGACTGACAACACCCGCGTCTATCCCGACTTCGCCCACCTCTACGGTGGTCAGTTATTGGCCGTGGATAACTGGCTCAGTCAGCTCGGCGTACGCCAACGACAACGTCGAGGCCTGGGCCTGGAGTTTCATCAATTACGTGAATTTCGCGAAGGCGACAGCCTGCGCCAGATCGACTGGAAAGCTACCGCCCGACAACGCACCCCCATTGCACGGGAGTACCAGGACGAACGCGATCAACAAATCATCTTCATGCTCGACTGCGGCCGCCGCATGCGCAGTCAGGACGGTGAGTTGTCGCATTTCGATCATGCGCTCAACGCCTGTTTGCTATTGAGCTACGTCGCGCTGCGTCAGGGCGACGCAGTGGGGTTCAGCACCTTTGCCAGCGAACAATCACGCTACCTCGCCCCGGTCAAAGGTACCGGGCAGCTCAACGTTTTGCTCAATACCGTCTATGACCTGAGCAGCAGTCAACGCAGTGCTGACTATCAAGCGGCCATCACCCAACTGCTAGCCCGACAAAAACGTAGGGCGCTGGTGGTATTGGTGACCAATCTGCGCGATGAAGACGGCGAAGAACTGCTGAGCGCCGTCAAACGCCTGGGCAAGCAACATCGAGTGCTGGTGGCGAGCTTGCGCGAAGACGTACTCGACAGCGTGCGCGATGCACCGGTCCAGACCTTGCAGGAAGCACTGAATTATTGCGGCACGGTGGATTACCTGAACGCACGAACCGAAAACCATGAGCGGTTGAGCGCTCATGGGGTCTCGGTCATGGACACGCGACCCAGCGAACTGGGACCGGCATTGGTGACCCAGTATTTGAGCTGGAAGCGGGCCGGGAAGCTTTAA